AatttaaaagctgtttacacaaatacgatattaattcttataattttattactacttattataaaatcattcaaacATACGtctgtatttaatttttaactcattaacttgaTTACACGTTTGCAATGGCTTTATCTGTTGATGATCTCACtcctaaatttaataattagtctggccataaatactgttgatattaaaaataaacaaaatattacatttgaatttggaatctgtcatttttatatgattgttcatttagTCTTCTCATTTTCGCCTcaataaattgtacaatattttgcgatattaaaatagagtggggtgataagaagaaccgaatcgctgtgattgcattacacaaagtaggtatggagccaaacgcaattttaaaattctccatacgcttggcattagtaaaatgtttgtgtaccgggctattaataggtacaatgagacctcctctgtttgtgacagaaaaaatTCTAGCCGTCAACGTGTTCGTACggaaaaggtggtcaaagcagtaagggaaagaattcgaagaaatcctaaCTACTGAAGTGATACGTAAATGGAGGTCAATgacaaattttgtttacggatgagatttttattacaattgaggaatatttttacaacaaaatgaccgtatttatgctcaaagctctaaggaagcttcccaatccCTATCCGACTTCAGCGATgatttggtggggtattagctataaAGTAGTGACTGAGCCAAAGCCTTTAGTGAAAAGGCATCaaaaggtagtgaagccccgtGCCCACAACACCATGtttaataaccaagaatggtccttccagcaagactcggtgccgggtcataaagctcggtctacgcagtctcgGTTGCAAACGAACGTtccggacttcatcagagcctggccgtcgtctagtcccgatcctaatccgctggattatgatttatggtcagttttagagaaaACAGCTTGCTGTAAAGGCcctgataatttggagtccctacgATTCGTACGATtgacagtgaagaattttcccatggaaagagtgtgtgcttctattgataactggcctcaacgtttaaaggactgtattgcagccaatggagaccacttcgattaagctttttatgttttaaattgttttatagttATGTATTAAACAAACAcactataaaagtaataaaatgttatttgcaatagaaatttatttttctttcttttagtATTTAAGGCTTAAGCGTTTCGAAAGGCTAAGTTacaacttaaatcatttatttaatggaGAGAAGTTACCACTATCAATAAGCCTCATCTACtatcttttattaaactatatttatctacatgataatagttaatttaaaaaatgttcacgcCGTTTTACCTAAATACTATGACTATCGGGTTCTTCTTCAATTCTTATCGAACAATTaggtatttttagtttttttttgtataaatataattattccatcgtaaaagtgtttataacattaagaaaatatcaattttatggTTAGTTAGAAAGATAAAGATACGTTATCAAAGGTCAtacatgttataaatatttatcaaaatttaaacatttgACTGTAGGTACTTACATAACGCGTCCGTTTGTCGAATAAACAATACACCAACTGTAAGAATTAAATAAGATAAACGTATAAAGCATTAAGCGCACAGGCACAATACAGTAGTTTGACTTCACACTTcagcgcccgaatcgacgcacgcacataTACACATGATTTACAggaccgctaagcaatcttggggggACAAAGCTATTGAGTAGCACACCAGGCACAGTTATAACCATGAACTCATTCAAGTTTTACCGAGTTTAAAACGtgcatttaataataaaacttgtaTTGATAAAACTTAGAACTACATACTAATATTAAATAGGTTAGAAACAGAACAGAAGCATGACAGAAGCAGAATTTTACCAGTCCAGTATCAGAGGCTtggcacaggaagccggctagattattagtaccacaacggcgcctatttctgccgtgaagcagtaatctgaaaacattactgtgtcggtctgaagggcgccgtagctagtgaaattacatagcaaatgagacttggcatcttatgtcacaaggtgatgagcgcaattgtaatgccactcagaatttttgggtttttcaagaatctcgagcggcactgcattgtaataggcaaggcgtAAAAGgcgtttcataaaaaaacatagagcgcccgaatcgacgcacgcacacaaacTCATGATTAActcggccgctaagcaatcttggggagacaaaactattaAGTGACACACtgtacgccgccgagactggtcgctgtctgGGATCAATTAGCTGCACCACGCAGTCCGCGCCgtcaatatttatgtatgtaccaaccctagcgctccgctcAGACGAAGGTATATATTTCAAGGAGATCCGCTGTTGGCTACGCTACTGttttattacttgtattgtgacaCAGATAATCTATGATACTTACATAATCTCCACCGCCTACGATTCTTTGCAACAagagaggaattacaggagcgatACCGGACGTAGAAGTTATAATTGTCACTCCTTCATAATgagacagatttttttttatataagagggggcaaagaGGCAAGGGCAAGGCAACACCAGGGGTTAAGAGATGCGATTTCAGCCTATAAATTGGGAGTATGCCctgatctttttttttatgaaaataagggacgagacgagcgtgacgttcagctgatagtaattgaaaagccctacccattacaatgcagtgccgctcaggattcttgaaaaacccaaaaattctgaagggaactacaattgcactcgtcaccttgagacataagatgttaagtctcatttgcccagtaatttcattagctacagaccgaaacacagtaatgtttatacattactacttcacggcagaaataggcgccattgtggttcCCGTAATCtatccggcttcctgtgcaaaggagcttcccagtAGTAAATAGTAATCTAGAAGGATCCTAAGTCATAtcagttcgggaaaactgcaggtaattgattccacaaagttgcGAGGCGAGGAATTTCTGGCGAAACGCGCGACGTCAACATGTGGAAACAAACACGCAGGTGGAGTTTCACATGGTAACCCTAACAACTCCCCTGAGTACTGGCAAGGGACAACAAGGGTTAAAGCAATTTTAAAGTACGGTACTTGGCTAAAATAGAGCTAGCAATTATTCATATAAGATATAAAGTTACAAGACGATCAAAACCTGAAAGTGAATTGCATAAAGATTTTCACAGTTTTATTAGATTCTCATTCAAGTTTTACCAATTACCACTGTGTCTACTGACAAAAAATGCATTTATGAACAAAACTTGTGTTGTTAAAACATAAAACTACATATTCGATATGAAATAAGTTAGAAGCAGAACAGAATCAATAGTATTTATACGCAAAATACAAgatagaaaaaaacaatattgtttacaagtggccacttttcaaaaattttcagtATCATTCTCGCATCAGGCATATGTAAAAGATTTTGACAGATCaaaccaaatcaaaatcactttattcagaTAGGTTACAGAAATGATACTTATAAAGTTCAACgaaaaatttttcttatagaactactgctacttcgtaaagtgttgagctaatgagaagaagtagcaagacactcattgccactcttttaaatcaagatttaaatttgaatcgttttacaaataattttaattacaatataatatgtaaagtgatgcaataaagcTCAGattcaaaattctaatatttttattcaaaatcaagaAACAAGAAAAATTCAAGAAACGGGCAAAGATGAACGGATACACCATCAGAGGTAAAGAAAAATGGACCAAACAAATTATGAATTGGTATCCTGTTTATAAAACTAGAAAATGTAGCAGGGAGTGGAATGGATTAGACTTGCAAAGAAACAGAGAGAAATGGAGAAGATTCGAGGAAGCCTTTGCCAATCTCGGGCAAACAGATGAGGCTGTCGACGTCATCTGACTCTACGAGGATTCAGTGAAAACGACTAATTTAGGTGTCATAAAACTGTAAATTCAAAAGGCAAAAATTCTCTGAAATAAAGGCCGTTTTATTATAAGGAAAcacaaataatataactaaaagatttattttatcaaaccaCATTCTTAGCTCCATTGCCGTTCCCGTTGCCATTTCGGATTACACCAAATCTATACTCAGTCTTCTGTGTATAAACCTCCCCTGGCTTCAGAACAATAGATGGGAAATTAGGGTGATGAATAGCGTCGATACACTTTTGGGCTTCGAGACACAAGCCACTGTGGCGGCTGTAGCTGACACCGTATTTGCCGGGAATTGCAGGAAGATCGTCGCTTGGTAAGAAGTTTCCAGTGTAGAAGGTAATACTGGGCTGGTCGCTGTAAACCTCCATGAATCGTCCGGATGCTGGATGTACTACTCGAGATATGAAATTGATTTCCTAAATCAAAACAATGTTAATTTTGGGTTAGTTTTTAAGAATATGAATAAACCTATTTGCTTTTACACGATCATGAGGATATTCCCAACTAAAATGCCAAGCGTTCCGATGTATTGCGTCATCAccaaagttaaaaattaaaaattcattcgaaaagtttcataaatattttgtaacaacGAACTGTCTAAGGGACTTGGCCattatgtcaaaaatgtagatgcgaatattttattaaatggaaaggtggtaaaaccagtggaatctgctatatttcttggcattactcttgattccaaattgcagtggggccccccatattgaaggattggcgaataggcttagttctgcagcatatgcggttaagaaaatcagacggttaactgacatagatacggcgagattagtatactttaattattttcatagtattatgtcctatggtatattgttatggggcagtgtggccgattttaatactatctttgtgctgcagaagagggctattcgcgcgatttataacctaggtcctaaagaatcattaagagaaaaatttaaagaaataaacattttgactgttgcttctcaatacatttttgataatgttttgtatgttcataagcacattgaggaattttctagaaactgtgacattcataatgttaacacgaggaacaaacataaacttgttatgcctgctactcggttgggtcgagttagtaagtcttttgttgggcgatgtatatgcttctacaatatgatcccagaaaatgtacaaaacaaatgtgttacgaaatttgaaagaattgttaaaaaacgtttgtgtgggtaaggttattatagcataaacgattttcttaatgacaccacggactgggattaaagcgaacaccctcacgctctttaattattaatgtttattgtacgatattacattgtaatccatattttatataaaaaaaagcccgctgagtttcttgcgcccattcttctcaggtctgaggcagtctcttgaatgggtggtagattttgacgttcaataagtgattataaatcctattttgaaaaaaaatatttgaatttgaatttgaatacactAGGAAATATCCCTCGCCAAAAGCCACTCTTTCTATAAAATGATGGATGTTTGATAATGTTCGTTTAATATTTTGATGTGTTGCGAGTTTCTTATAAAGAGATAGATTTTCAAATACTAATTTTAGTGTATACCATACCTTATTACTATGAGTCGCAACACAGAAATTGTGATGGAACAATATCTTGGATAGCTCAATGAAGTCCCCGAGACGTTTCGGTGTAAACAAGTCTAGAGGCGTTCCCGCTATGGGAATTAGCTTCCCAGTTGGTATCCAATCTTTTCGAGTTTCTAACATTCTGGAACAAACGAGAaggtatgtatttatattttcgcATCATTTGGTAAGAAGTTCTTtttcgtattttattttaattgggtaaatgaaattttttacTGTTTGAATGAGTTTTGTATTGCTAACATCGTTATGTGTTTCTGtcctatttatttatgtttaaatagagaattttgatatttaatctTTATGAAGCAAGAAAACTTAAGACTTACTAATTTACTTAACTTATTATAGATTTAGTCCATTTAAAGGTTAAAAAATGTACCATTTTAGTGCAATTAATCTGAAATTATAATCTGAAGAAATTCTAAAGGCTAAGTAAGGCGATACGAAGTACAGAGCGATATGGAAAGGAACTGTTAAAGAGTCgaaaaaaaagtaagtaaagAAACATGACATACTTATCAGCATTTATATTGATGATATGGTTATACAACTCTTGAGCACCCGTTTCGTGGCCAGCTAAATTGAAATAGGAATGGTTAGTCAGATTGACCAAGGTCTTCTCTGTGGTGACACCTCTGTATTCAATACACCAAGTATCTTCATCAGTTACTTCgtaagttatattaattaagagATCCCCTGGATATCCTTCTTCGCCATCTTTGGATACTCTGCTGAAAATTACTTTGTTGCCACTAACAACGGAGTTCCAATTAACCTAAAAATATGttgtttacatttttagtttacAACAATAATATACGGTTATGATAGgtttcatttacaatataagAATTGAGATATAGATATTCTATTATCGACCAGTTGgtatataacactagaaataagggattgcatgtaactaattctagtaggcttcattagatacataataactttaagggtgtatacacttttataataaagtcccagccacttttcaggcattatctataaataaatttaaatgttttataaaaaaatggctctgtcgtaaatcctatcaCTCCAcagaatatctaagtgatcggacagcctgggactagattatgattattttatagcgatagaaattagtgtacaatattttatatttttattgaaaagagcgcaaaaaagaatgctgggagagtttcttgcgccgcttcttctctctcatagcgccatttgtttccgaagcggtagtagtatctagtatattagaaattatatcagaaagaattttgttaaggaatcaattttgagaaaaaaaatgcctttcgCCTTGCTATTTTCAGTGTTGAAGcccatttataattatttctgaTAAATATTGTAGTTACTAACTGTCAAACAatcaaaaataaagtattttaagattAAGACAAATGTAGTGCGAGCGAAAAAGAAGTTAAATGTATTTATCTCTCATATTTTTCTAAAAGCCAAAACAGATGGCATTTATATTACTGGGGCGACAACAATATGTGTGGTATTAGTTAGAAagttatgctatagtaacctttatgagaaaaagattagtaacaattattttgaatttcaaagaAGGATCAACTTTATTTCCTCTGATGGTAATTTTTTCTAGgcatataaaaacaacaacctTATCGAATCCAGTGGTCCCTCCGTGCAGATGATGAATTCCTCTCCAATTCCGCGCCAGGCTATAAGTCCTACCATCCAACTGGAAGGTACCATCTGCTATCCTATTCGCGACCCTGCCAACGACGCAGCCGAAGTTGTCTGTATTTCTATTCACGTAGCTATCTAGATCATCGAATCCAAGTACGACGTCACTTAAGTTCCCA
The sequence above is drawn from the Leptidea sinapis chromosome 47, ilLepSina1.1, whole genome shotgun sequence genome and encodes:
- the LOC126978160 gene encoding galactose mutarotase-like codes for the protein MVYLTEQEFGVWNDEVVKKYTWRTDSGFSLSAISFGAVVQNIFVPDRDGNLSDVVLGFDDLDSYVNRNTDNFGCVVGRVANRIADGTFQLDGRTYSLARNWRGIHHLHGGTTGFDKVNWNSVVSGNKVIFSRVSKDGEEGYPGDLLINITYEVTDEDTWCIEYRGVTTEKTLVNLTNHSYFNLAGHETGAQELYNHIININADKMLETRKDWIPTGKLIPIAGTPLDLFTPKRLGDFIELSKILFHHNFCVATHSNKEINFISRVVHPASGRFMEVYSDQPSITFYTGNFLPSDDLPAIPGKYGVSYSRHSGLCLEAQKCIDAIHHPNFPSIVLKPGEVYTQKTEYRFGVIRNGNGNGNGAKNVV